One Gloeobacter morelensis MG652769 DNA window includes the following coding sequences:
- a CDS encoding DUF2996 domain-containing protein — protein sequence MPEENQAPPAEAATPTPESPTDTKAADATPAPDGEAPAPKPRPPRPRPAAASAEGVAAEAPAPAEGGEAPARPARPKPGDAPAKPLPQYIQEDILPLLEKRMKAEGAADVALAAGEADFTATWDNGNKTFTIYFDEGNLEGRKTIAYNEVKSPGRVLQMFMPPERGFKGVDAKQIVVMILQQFTTTLTWVKKQPAATGAKKPKK from the coding sequence ATGCCGGAAGAGAATCAGGCGCCGCCCGCCGAGGCCGCCACCCCGACTCCCGAAAGCCCCACCGACACCAAGGCGGCGGATGCCACCCCGGCCCCCGATGGGGAAGCGCCCGCTCCCAAGCCGCGCCCGCCGCGCCCCCGGCCCGCCGCTGCGAGCGCAGAAGGTGTTGCCGCCGAAGCTCCGGCACCCGCCGAGGGCGGCGAAGCTCCAGCCCGGCCCGCCCGACCCAAACCCGGCGACGCCCCGGCCAAACCGCTGCCGCAGTACATCCAGGAAGATATCCTGCCGCTACTCGAAAAGCGTATGAAAGCAGAAGGGGCGGCCGATGTCGCACTCGCCGCCGGGGAGGCCGACTTTACCGCCACCTGGGATAACGGCAACAAGACATTTACCATCTACTTCGACGAGGGCAACCTCGAAGGCCGCAAGACGATCGCCTACAACGAGGTCAAGTCCCCCGGCCGGGTGCTGCAGATGTTCATGCCCCCCGAGCGCGGCTTCAAAGGCGTCGACGCCAAGCAGATCGTCGTGATGATCCTGCAGCAATTTACAACAACGCTCACATGGGTCAAAAAGCAACCGGCTGCAACCGGTGCGAAAAAACCCAAAAAGTGA
- a CDS encoding N-acetylmuramoyl-L-alanine amidase translates to MSAMRFATALFVSSWLGVAQAAAALRLVYPPDGHRTESASIYFIGTAPGVGSLQVNGQKVARHPAGHFAWTVPLQTGSNTFRWTFRGAHGASETVERQVIRQSPNSPVPGDRLVLEARLPRGEQRVLPFEPVCFEARATPGGQLQARVGEQSVALAESAPFREPGDAAAVLSGGAAGRSLVGLYRGCLAAAESWRDVEPRLDFRWRGQVLSSPVPATMTSLDPRQLTVIEVTAAEAIVRAGPGAEFARLSPLARGVRSRVTAMSGDWLRLQGEGWIARADVMALPAGAALPSSAVGALRTRVTTAGSELIVPLEMRLPTSVRQEEHRLIVTLWGAQARTDLIRFDAPDPLIRSVQWETVSPEGVRFYIDLRERRQWGYQLRYEDNTLVVALRKGPRVGRGLAGTRVMIDPGHGGAQTGSIGPSGIPEKTVNLAIALRVGERLRRAGAEVLFTRTTDVDVPLAERSRMLESRQPTVFLSLHHNALPDAGDPLRQYGTSVYWYHMQSRELAEVLHRQLLRDLGRPDYGLYWDSLAVIRPTAAPAVLLELGFMTHPDEYTLITAPAYQERIARALTRGLEYWLHTVRPE, encoded by the coding sequence ATGAGCGCAATGCGGTTTGCCACTGCACTTTTCGTATCGTCCTGGCTGGGGGTGGCCCAGGCCGCGGCTGCCCTGCGACTGGTCTATCCGCCCGATGGACATCGCACCGAGAGCGCCAGCATATATTTCATCGGTACGGCCCCCGGGGTGGGTAGTCTGCAGGTCAACGGCCAAAAAGTAGCGCGCCACCCGGCGGGCCATTTCGCCTGGACGGTGCCGCTGCAGACGGGGAGCAACACCTTTCGCTGGACTTTTCGGGGGGCGCATGGTGCGAGCGAAACCGTCGAGCGGCAGGTCATCCGCCAGAGCCCGAATTCGCCGGTACCCGGGGATCGGTTGGTTCTAGAAGCGCGCCTGCCGCGCGGGGAGCAGCGGGTGCTGCCTTTCGAGCCGGTTTGCTTTGAGGCGCGGGCGACTCCCGGCGGCCAATTGCAGGCGCGCGTCGGGGAACAGTCGGTCGCCCTTGCGGAGAGCGCCCCGTTTCGGGAGCCGGGGGACGCGGCGGCGGTGCTGAGTGGCGGTGCGGCTGGCCGCTCCCTTGTCGGTCTCTACCGCGGCTGTCTGGCGGCGGCCGAATCGTGGCGCGATGTCGAGCCGCGCCTGGATTTTCGCTGGCGCGGCCAGGTACTCAGCTCCCCGGTGCCCGCCACGATGACCAGTCTCGATCCGCGCCAGCTGACCGTGATCGAAGTCACCGCCGCCGAAGCGATTGTCCGGGCCGGGCCGGGGGCCGAATTTGCGCGGCTTTCGCCCCTCGCGCGCGGGGTGCGCTCGCGGGTCACCGCCATGAGTGGCGACTGGCTGCGCCTGCAGGGTGAAGGTTGGATTGCCAGGGCGGATGTGATGGCATTGCCCGCGGGGGCTGCACTGCCGAGCAGTGCGGTGGGGGCGCTGCGCACTCGGGTGACGACGGCGGGCAGCGAACTGATCGTGCCGCTGGAGATGCGTTTGCCGACGAGTGTGCGCCAGGAGGAGCACCGGCTCATCGTCACCCTCTGGGGGGCACAGGCGCGCACGGATTTAATTCGTTTTGACGCGCCCGACCCGCTCATCCGCTCGGTGCAGTGGGAGACGGTCTCCCCGGAGGGTGTGCGCTTTTATATCGATCTGCGCGAGCGGCGGCAGTGGGGCTACCAGTTGCGCTACGAGGACAATACGCTGGTGGTGGCTCTGCGCAAGGGGCCGCGGGTGGGCCGCGGGCTTGCCGGGACACGGGTGATGATCGATCCAGGCCACGGCGGCGCCCAGACAGGTTCGATCGGTCCGTCGGGCATCCCCGAAAAAACCGTCAATCTTGCGATCGCCTTGCGAGTGGGTGAACGGTTGCGCCGGGCCGGGGCAGAGGTACTTTTTACCCGCACTACCGATGTGGACGTGCCGCTGGCCGAGCGCTCCCGGATGCTGGAATCGAGGCAGCCCACGGTATTTTTGAGCTTGCACCACAACGCCCTGCCGGATGCGGGCGACCCGTTGCGTCAGTACGGCACTTCGGTGTACTGGTACCACATGCAAAGCCGTGAACTGGCGGAAGTGCTGCACCGTCAGTTGCTCCGGGACCTTGGGCGCCCCGATTACGGTCTCTATTGGGACAGTCTGGCGGTGATCCGCCCGACGGCCGCCCCGGCCGTGTTGCTCGAACTCGGTTTTATGACCCACCCCGACGAATACACGCTCATCACTGCACCGGCTTACCAGGAGCGCATCGCCCGCGCGCTGACCCGCGGGCTGGAGTATTGGCTGCACACCGTTCGGCCGGAGTGA
- a CDS encoding type II CAAX prenyl endopeptidase Rce1 family protein, translated as MATVLRFSERPLVRIALFLAGLLALWLPGVLVWLLATGWRPGMPFETLSTSQTLGAAVVLYAAILAVLWLLAHRLDGRSLAQYGLARDWTNLLLAGIGLVIGVVGLSLLVAAEAALGWVSWHPKKFADLASSVAEGLAVGLAVGFIEELLFRGFLLQTFAQRYGAWAAAVASAALFAAAHFIKAPEIILATWPQFPALFAAGLLLAFARLRGAGRLGLAVGLHAGWVWTYYVVSTQGMALYDRPEVPQWLTGLGGHPLAGAAGVLLLAAVALLLARLPLPTLEKLPKHH; from the coding sequence ATGGCGACCGTCCTGCGATTTAGTGAACGCCCACTCGTTCGCATTGCACTGTTTTTGGCCGGGCTTTTGGCGCTGTGGCTGCCGGGGGTGCTGGTCTGGCTTCTTGCGACCGGGTGGCGACCGGGGATGCCCTTCGAGACGCTCAGCACCTCCCAGACCCTTGGGGCAGCCGTGGTCTTGTACGCGGCTATTCTGGCGGTGTTGTGGCTTTTGGCTCACCGCCTCGACGGCCGCTCCCTCGCCCAGTACGGCCTGGCCCGCGATTGGACCAATCTCCTCCTCGCAGGCATCGGTCTTGTCATCGGGGTGGTGGGACTCAGTCTACTGGTCGCGGCCGAAGCCGCCCTGGGCTGGGTGAGCTGGCATCCCAAAAAATTTGCCGACCTGGCCAGCTCTGTTGCCGAGGGGCTCGCGGTCGGCCTGGCGGTCGGCTTTATTGAAGAGCTGCTCTTTCGGGGCTTTTTGCTGCAAACGTTCGCCCAGCGCTACGGGGCCTGGGCGGCAGCGGTAGCGAGTGCGGCGCTGTTTGCTGCTGCGCACTTCATCAAAGCCCCCGAAATTATCCTCGCCACCTGGCCGCAGTTTCCGGCGCTGTTTGCAGCCGGGCTGCTGCTCGCATTCGCCCGCCTGCGGGGCGCCGGCCGCCTGGGACTCGCCGTCGGACTGCACGCCGGCTGGGTGTGGACCTACTACGTCGTGAGCACCCAGGGTATGGCCCTGTACGACCGGCCCGAAGTGCCCCAGTGGCTCACTGGTCTGGGAGGACATCCCCTGGCCGGAGCTGCCGGGGTGCTGCTTTTGGCCGCCGTCGCCCTGCTGCTCGCCCGTCTGCCGCTACCCACCCTAGAAAAATTGCCGAAGCACCATTGA
- a CDS encoding Uma2 family endonuclease produces MVSVPKGMSPAQYLEWESYQQIRHEYVHGEIFGMTGGSIAHNTVAVNVARLLGNHLETSGSPCRVFISDVKAQITEDGPFYYPDVMVTCDERDRSAIYTLRHPCLIVEVLSPTTEAFDRGNKFADYRRIDALQEYVLFDSRKIAVEHYRRESERTWKLMLYTAEDSVHLESVRMDWTPFNAKLYYCKRCCSFGSWGMELLASSTRHKHHHRHLFARIDGSSDYMHRHSQAPALTVSDGSRNYSATRETCSNCARVETTAAAN; encoded by the coding sequence ATGGTCAGCGTGCCCAAAGGAATGTCTCCTGCTCAGTACCTCGAGTGGGAGTCTTACCAGCAAATCCGGCACGAGTACGTCCACGGCGAAATTTTTGGCATGACGGGCGGCAGCATCGCCCACAACACGGTTGCCGTCAACGTCGCCAGACTCCTCGGCAACCATCTGGAGACTTCGGGAAGCCCCTGCCGGGTCTTCATCAGCGATGTTAAGGCACAGATTACCGAGGATGGCCCGTTCTACTACCCGGATGTGATGGTCACCTGCGACGAGCGTGACCGCAGCGCCATCTACACCCTTCGCCATCCTTGTTTGATCGTCGAAGTGCTCTCCCCGACTACCGAGGCTTTTGATCGAGGGAATAAGTTCGCAGACTACCGGCGGATCGACGCACTGCAAGAGTACGTGCTTTTTGATTCACGCAAGATCGCTGTGGAACATTACCGCCGCGAGTCGGAGCGCACCTGGAAACTGATGCTCTACACCGCTGAGGACTCTGTGCATCTAGAAAGCGTCCGCATGGATTGGACGCCCTTTAATGCAAAGCTTTACTATTGCAAGCGCTGTTGTAGCTTTGGTAGCTGGGGCATGGAGCTTTTGGCTTCGTCCACCAGGCACAAGCATCACCATCGGCACTTGTTTGCTCGGATTGATGGTTCTTCTGACTATATGCATAGGCATTCTCAAGCTCCGGCGCTAACAGTTTCTGACGGGAGCCGAAATTATTCTGCAACCAGGGAAACCTGCAGCAACTGCGCGAGGGTGGAAACGACCGCCGCCGCAAACTGA
- a CDS encoding NAD(P)/FAD-dependent oxidoreductase, which yields MQTIVLGGGYAGLRAVQLLASQNLPVILVEPRREHILRPRLVAAAAGRIALKEVSVPLARVLPVGVRHLQATALGFDPETAAVETDYEMLQGDRLVIAVGSEANLSASGAPRYTLPLYSLEDLQQALSHWARLEDALQRERCDLSLLRWVIVGGGITGVELAAELVHLARRWRNRYGGLAEAIQIHLIQRSSRLLPDWPAEASDWVTRWLKRHRVIVQAATAVRRVRADGVVLEGPAGPEELATQTVFWTGGSQPVRLEEEPADLRDKSQFLRVDPYLRLVDYPRTYAIGDSILPFNPQLNRTLPPCGQLAVRSAEVAAANIVAESRGEALTAFVPTIERIALSLGAFDGLAVVDGQVLTGTAGWTVAQAADLFYFNAIQNPLLARMAPELFSGTGLPSERQ from the coding sequence ATGCAAACAATCGTGCTCGGTGGCGGGTATGCGGGTCTGCGGGCCGTGCAGCTGCTGGCTAGTCAGAATCTGCCGGTCATCCTCGTCGAGCCGCGGCGCGAACACATTTTGCGCCCGCGGCTGGTAGCCGCCGCCGCTGGGCGCATCGCCCTAAAAGAAGTGAGTGTGCCTCTGGCAAGGGTGTTGCCCGTGGGGGTGCGCCACCTGCAGGCGACGGCGCTGGGTTTTGATCCGGAGACAGCGGCGGTGGAGACCGACTACGAAATGCTCCAGGGCGACCGGTTGGTGATTGCCGTCGGTTCGGAGGCGAATCTGAGCGCCTCAGGCGCTCCGCGCTACACCCTGCCGCTCTATAGTCTCGAAGATCTGCAGCAGGCACTCAGCCACTGGGCGCGGCTGGAGGACGCTCTACAGCGCGAGCGCTGCGATCTGAGCCTGCTGCGCTGGGTGATCGTGGGCGGCGGCATCACGGGCGTCGAATTGGCGGCGGAACTGGTGCACCTGGCCAGGCGGTGGCGCAACCGCTACGGCGGTCTGGCCGAGGCAATCCAGATTCACCTGATCCAGCGCAGCTCCCGGTTGTTGCCCGACTGGCCCGCCGAGGCTTCCGATTGGGTGACCCGCTGGCTGAAGCGCCATCGGGTGATCGTGCAGGCTGCCACCGCGGTGCGGCGGGTGCGTGCCGACGGCGTCGTGCTCGAAGGCCCTGCCGGACCTGAGGAACTGGCCACCCAAACGGTCTTCTGGACCGGCGGCAGCCAGCCGGTGCGCCTGGAGGAAGAACCCGCCGATCTGCGCGATAAAAGTCAGTTTCTGCGGGTGGATCCGTATTTGCGCCTGGTCGATTATCCACGCACCTACGCGATTGGCGACAGCATCCTACCTTTTAACCCGCAACTCAATCGGACGTTGCCCCCCTGCGGGCAACTGGCGGTGCGCTCGGCGGAGGTGGCCGCCGCCAACATCGTCGCCGAGAGCCGTGGGGAAGCACTGACCGCCTTTGTGCCCACCATCGAGCGCATCGCCCTGTCGCTCGGGGCCTTCGACGGTCTGGCTGTGGTCGACGGCCAGGTGCTCACCGGCACCGCCGGTTGGACGGTCGCCCAGGCGGCCGACTTGTTCTACTTCAATGCCATCCAGAATCCGCTGCTCGCGCGCATGGCCCCGGAGCTGTTCAGCGGCACCGGGTTACCGAGCGAGCGGCAGTAA
- a CDS encoding superoxide dismutase has product MKCSVSALAGTLCLAAAALLPTAAQAQITIPTPTITPPTVTVPSVQPPSVTMPSATQASTTASGYPYKLAPLPYDYGALEPYIDAETMKLHHDKHHQAYVDNLNKALEKYPDLQKKSPEQLLRDLKQIPEDTRAAVRGNGGGHVNHTMFWEIMKPKGGGEPAGPIAAAIRTNFGSFDAFKTQFNEAGTRRFGSGWVWLVSNPGGKLEIVSTANQDSPITDGKYPILGNDVWEHAYYLKYQNRRADYLSAWWNTLNWDEINRRFQKASTGL; this is encoded by the coding sequence ATGAAATGCTCCGTATCTGCGCTGGCCGGCACCCTTTGCCTTGCCGCTGCCGCGTTGTTGCCCACAGCTGCCCAAGCCCAGATCACCATCCCGACACCGACGATCACCCCGCCCACCGTCACTGTACCGTCGGTGCAACCGCCTTCGGTCACGATGCCCTCCGCCACCCAGGCGTCGACAACGGCGTCGGGCTATCCCTATAAACTCGCCCCCCTCCCCTACGACTACGGCGCTCTTGAGCCTTATATCGACGCAGAAACCATGAAGCTTCACCACGACAAGCACCACCAGGCTTACGTGGACAATCTCAACAAAGCCCTCGAGAAGTATCCGGATCTCCAAAAAAAATCGCCCGAGCAACTCCTGCGCGATCTCAAGCAGATCCCTGAGGACACCCGTGCCGCCGTGCGCGGCAATGGCGGCGGCCACGTCAACCACACGATGTTCTGGGAGATCATGAAGCCCAAAGGGGGCGGCGAGCCCGCCGGTCCGATCGCCGCCGCCATCCGCACCAACTTCGGCAGCTTCGACGCCTTTAAGACCCAGTTTAACGAGGCGGGCACCAGGCGCTTCGGCAGCGGTTGGGTGTGGCTTGTGAGCAATCCCGGCGGCAAGCTTGAGATCGTGAGCACCGCCAATCAGGATTCGCCCATTACCGACGGCAAATACCCGATCTTGGGCAACGACGTCTGGGAGCACGCTTACTATCTCAAGTACCAGAACCGCCGCGCCGATTACCTGAGCGCCTGGTGGAACACGCTCAACTGGGATGAGATCAATCGCCGCTTCCAGAAAGCCTCCACCGGATTGTAG
- a CDS encoding PadR family transcriptional regulator, which produces MSIPVPDPRSFLPLTPAAFHILLALAEGERHGYGISKEVKDRTDGAVRLGPGTLYRSIKQLLGDGWIEESDERADPDLDDQRRRYYRLSPLGRRIAAAEAARLADLVDLARARRLLPGTDPA; this is translated from the coding sequence ATGAGCATCCCTGTGCCTGACCCGAGATCGTTTTTGCCGCTGACCCCGGCGGCCTTTCATATTCTGCTTGCCCTTGCCGAGGGCGAGCGCCACGGCTACGGCATCAGCAAAGAAGTCAAAGATCGTACCGACGGCGCGGTGCGGCTGGGGCCGGGGACGCTCTACCGTTCGATCAAGCAACTGTTGGGCGACGGGTGGATCGAAGAGTCCGACGAGCGGGCCGACCCGGACCTTGACGATCAGCGCCGCCGCTACTACCGGCTTTCGCCTCTGGGGCGGCGGATCGCCGCCGCCGAGGCCGCCCGGCTTGCGGATCTAGTCGACCTGGCCCGCGCCCGCCGACTGCTCCCTGGTACGGATCCGGCCTAG
- a CDS encoding prolyl oligopeptidase family serine peptidase, with the protein MNALFGFGALALAILLDASGALAQNLAASAPSVNYPPTERVDQFDDYHGTRVADPYRWLEDSNSPKTRAWVEAQNKVTFAYLEGLPYRKPLKERLTKIWNYEKYGIPNREGGRFFFTRNSGLQNQSVLYTAAKLGETPRVLLDPNALSKDGTVALTGIDITDDGRYLAYGTAASGSDWQQWRVREVATGRDLPDVIRWVKFSEASWSKDGKGFFYSRYDEPNAAGQFKDVNYFQKLYFHRLGTPQDQDVLVYERKDQKEWGFGGEVSEDGRYLVINVSQGTDPKNRIFYKDLQNNSDRVMELLPGADAAYTFIGNDGPRFWFVTDKEAPRGRLVLIDTTRPLQLQEVVAQTDATLQSADIVGERLFLRYLKDARSQVKVFDLKGKFLSEVAFPGLGTVTGFSGKRTDSETFYAFTSFTTPTTIYRYDLPTAKSTVLFQPQVDFDPGEYTTEQVFFHSKDATRVPMFITYKKGTPRNARHPTYLYGYGGFNVSLTPTFSPANLLWLEMGGLYAVANLRGGGEYGEDWHQAGTKLNKQNVFDDFIAAAEYLIAHKYTASEKLAIGGGSNGGLLVGAAMTQRPELFAAALPAVGVMDMLRFTKFTIGWAWVSDYGSAEEREQFQALYAYSPLHNLKAGRRYPATLVTTAQSDDRVVPAHSYKFTAALQAAQAGEGPVLIRIETKAGHGAGKPTAKLIEEAADRWAFLVANLRMQLKF; encoded by the coding sequence ATGAACGCCCTGTTCGGATTCGGTGCTCTTGCCCTGGCGATATTGCTGGATGCTTCTGGCGCCCTTGCCCAGAATCTGGCGGCGAGTGCTCCGAGCGTGAATTATCCGCCTACCGAGCGGGTCGATCAATTTGACGACTACCACGGCACCCGCGTAGCTGACCCGTACCGCTGGCTTGAAGATTCCAATTCTCCCAAAACCAGAGCCTGGGTGGAGGCGCAAAACAAAGTCACCTTCGCTTACCTGGAAGGCCTTCCCTACCGCAAACCCCTCAAAGAACGGCTCACCAAGATCTGGAACTACGAGAAGTACGGTATTCCCAACCGCGAAGGGGGCCGGTTCTTCTTCACCCGCAACAGCGGCCTGCAAAACCAGAGTGTCCTGTACACTGCGGCGAAGTTGGGCGAAACGCCCCGGGTACTGCTCGATCCCAATGCACTCTCCAAAGACGGTACGGTGGCACTCACCGGCATCGACATCACCGACGATGGCAGGTACCTGGCCTACGGCACCGCCGCCTCCGGCTCCGACTGGCAGCAGTGGCGCGTGCGCGAAGTGGCAACCGGTCGCGATCTGCCCGACGTCATCCGGTGGGTCAAATTCTCTGAAGCATCCTGGAGCAAAGATGGCAAGGGCTTTTTCTACAGCCGCTACGACGAGCCGAACGCCGCCGGCCAGTTTAAAGACGTCAATTACTTTCAGAAGCTCTACTTCCATCGCCTGGGCACCCCCCAGGACCAGGACGTGCTGGTCTACGAGCGCAAAGACCAAAAAGAGTGGGGCTTCGGCGGCGAGGTGAGCGAGGACGGACGGTACCTCGTCATTAACGTCAGCCAGGGCACCGATCCCAAAAATCGGATCTTCTACAAAGACCTGCAAAACAACTCAGACAGGGTGATGGAGCTATTGCCCGGTGCCGACGCCGCTTACACGTTTATCGGCAACGACGGGCCGCGCTTTTGGTTTGTCACCGACAAAGAGGCGCCCCGCGGTCGCCTGGTGCTGATCGACACGACACGACCTCTGCAGTTGCAGGAGGTGGTTGCCCAGACCGACGCTACACTCCAGAGCGCCGACATCGTGGGGGAACGGTTGTTCCTGCGTTATCTCAAAGACGCCCGCAGCCAGGTAAAAGTCTTCGATCTCAAAGGCAAGTTCTTGAGTGAAGTGGCCTTCCCCGGCCTTGGCACCGTCACGGGTTTTAGCGGCAAGCGCACGGACAGCGAGACGTTTTATGCCTTTACCAGCTTCACCACCCCCACCACCATCTACCGCTACGACCTCCCCACGGCCAAAAGCACCGTCCTCTTCCAGCCTCAAGTCGACTTCGACCCGGGCGAGTACACCACCGAGCAGGTCTTCTTCCACAGCAAGGACGCCACCCGCGTCCCGATGTTCATCACCTACAAAAAAGGCACCCCCCGCAACGCCCGCCACCCCACCTACCTCTACGGCTACGGCGGCTTCAACGTTTCGCTCACCCCCACTTTTTCACCGGCCAACCTGCTGTGGCTGGAAATGGGCGGCCTTTACGCCGTTGCCAATTTGCGCGGCGGCGGCGAGTACGGCGAGGATTGGCACCAGGCGGGCACCAAGCTCAACAAACAAAACGTCTTCGATGACTTTATCGCCGCCGCCGAATACCTGATTGCCCACAAGTACACCGCCTCGGAGAAACTGGCCATCGGCGGCGGCAGCAACGGCGGTTTGCTGGTGGGAGCTGCGATGACCCAGCGCCCGGAGTTGTTCGCCGCCGCCCTGCCGGCGGTGGGGGTGATGGACATGTTGCGCTTTACGAAGTTCACAATTGGCTGGGCGTGGGTGTCGGATTACGGTTCTGCAGAAGAGCGCGAGCAGTTCCAGGCGTTGTACGCCTACTCGCCTTTGCACAACTTGAAAGCGGGCAGACGCTACCCGGCGACTTTGGTGACGACGGCGCAGAGCGACGACCGGGTGGTGCCAGCTCACAGTTACAAGTTCACAGCAGCGCTGCAGGCGGCGCAGGCGGGCGAAGGGCCGGTGTTGATTCGCATCGAGACGAAGGCAGGTCATGGGGCGGGCAAGCCGACCGCCAAGCTCATCGAAGAAGCGGCGGACCGCTGGGCGTTCCTGGTGGCCAACCTCCGTATGCAGTTGAAGTTTTGA
- the pheA gene encoding prephenate dehydratase, whose product MILRVAFLGPSGTYAEEATLALLGSKCERLAHPSIQGTLRAAAAGEVDCAVVPVENAVEGTVSATLDTLWLYPQLRVRRALVLPVRHCLIGPVQHPADIQAVYSHPQALAQCQGWLEEHLGAVERIPTASTSEALRHIGAHTAAIASERAARLHGLSVIFRAINDHPDNCTRFWLVSEKPLTETLPPPGGCTSIAFALRRNQPGVLHEVLSIFARYSINLAKIESRPTKKVLGEYLFFADLEGGAEAEPVNTALRQVAAVVAELNILGSYVIEQCGG is encoded by the coding sequence ATGATTTTGCGCGTCGCCTTTTTGGGACCGAGCGGCACCTACGCCGAGGAAGCCACCCTGGCCCTGTTGGGTAGCAAGTGCGAGCGGCTTGCCCACCCGAGCATCCAGGGCACCCTGCGCGCCGCCGCCGCGGGCGAGGTCGACTGTGCCGTGGTGCCGGTGGAAAACGCCGTCGAAGGCACGGTGAGTGCCACCCTCGACACCCTCTGGCTCTATCCGCAACTGCGGGTGCGCCGGGCGCTGGTGCTGCCGGTGCGCCACTGCCTCATCGGCCCTGTGCAACACCCCGCCGACATCCAGGCGGTCTACTCCCATCCCCAGGCCCTTGCCCAGTGCCAGGGATGGCTAGAAGAACATCTCGGAGCGGTCGAGCGCATCCCCACCGCCTCGACCAGCGAAGCGCTGCGCCACATCGGAGCGCACACCGCCGCCATCGCCTCCGAGCGCGCCGCCCGGCTGCACGGGCTCAGCGTCATCTTCCGGGCGATCAACGACCACCCCGACAACTGCACCCGCTTCTGGCTGGTGAGCGAAAAGCCGCTAACAGAAACGCTCCCCCCGCCGGGCGGCTGCACCTCGATCGCCTTTGCCCTGCGCCGCAATCAGCCGGGGGTACTCCACGAGGTACTCTCGATCTTTGCGCGCTACAGTATTAACCTGGCCAAAATCGAATCGCGGCCGACCAAGAAGGTGCTCGGCGAATACTTGTTCTTTGCAGATCTCGAAGGCGGAGCCGAGGCTGAACCGGTGAACACAGCCCTCCGGCAGGTGGCCGCAGTGGTGGCCGAACTGAATATCTTAGGAAGTTATGTAATCGAGCAGTGCGGCGGTTGA
- a CDS encoding DUF72 domain-containing protein — translation MALMSEDTLIYVGCQGWRYPDWRLASAEAVGDLRAPFYPPRLPAARELEHYARTFGLVEVDSTFYAVPQVRVVKNWAAQVPETFRFTLKLPRTLTHDYRLARGRATLSAFCECARPLGVQLAAILIQLPPSFATDEFAVLERFLPHLPADLPFAVEFRDPAWLSERTVELLAAHRIALTLGDTPWIPTPLALAWIDRLPTDWLYLRLMGSKSNGLEHFTHRQFDRTETLDAWAAAVGRLAQGGKRVYVLLDNHFEGFSPGSAMLLVRKLGLAERPFPRDCPAESEQLGLEW, via the coding sequence ATGGCTTTGATGTCCGAGGACACACTGATTTACGTCGGCTGCCAGGGCTGGCGCTACCCGGATTGGCGGTTGGCCTCTGCGGAAGCGGTGGGCGATCTGAGGGCCCCGTTCTACCCGCCCAGGCTGCCCGCCGCTCGCGAACTGGAGCATTACGCCCGCACTTTCGGGCTAGTAGAGGTCGATTCGACCTTTTATGCGGTTCCTCAGGTGCGGGTAGTCAAGAACTGGGCGGCCCAGGTGCCTGAGACCTTTCGCTTTACTCTGAAGTTGCCCCGCACCCTTACCCACGATTACCGCCTTGCGCGGGGAAGGGCGACCCTTTCGGCCTTTTGTGAATGCGCCCGCCCCCTGGGAGTCCAATTGGCGGCGATTCTCATCCAGTTGCCTCCGTCATTTGCAACGGATGAATTTGCGGTGCTGGAGCGCTTTTTGCCCCATCTGCCCGCGGATTTGCCTTTTGCCGTTGAATTTCGCGATCCTGCCTGGCTCAGTGAGCGCACGGTCGAACTTTTGGCGGCCCACCGGATCGCCCTGACCCTTGGGGACACCCCCTGGATACCGACACCACTGGCGCTCGCCTGGATCGACAGGCTACCCACCGACTGGCTCTATCTGCGGCTGATGGGCTCCAAATCCAACGGTCTGGAGCACTTTACCCACCGGCAATTCGACCGCACGGAGACCCTCGATGCGTGGGCGGCGGCCGTTGGGCGCCTGGCGCAAGGCGGCAAACGCGTCTATGTACTGCTTGACAACCATTTCGAAGGTTTCTCGCCGGGGTCGGCGATGCTGCTTGTGCGCAAATTGGGCCTGGCAGAGCGCCCCTTTCCCCGCGACTGCCCCGCCGAAAGCGAGCAACTCGGCCTCGAATGGTAG